Proteins encoded in a region of the Candidatus Thermoplasmatota archaeon genome:
- a CDS encoding metallophosphoesterase, with the protein MRIYAAADIHGAQYRLNLILNNIQKYAPDLMIICGDITQFGPADVATNFLNQLPLETLALHGNIDTPDVPPAITNSKAINIDRTHITIKNQEFIGIGGDLSEPFTKTLIHRGKKTQPLNELITKKTILVTHVPPYGFQDTTFLGHHIGNKELKEVLETYEPFLIICGHVHEDPGYTTYKNTTIVNCSLGKKTEGALIDINDAITVQLLE; encoded by the coding sequence ATGAGAATCTACGCAGCAGCAGACATCCACGGAGCACAATACCGACTCAATCTTATTTTAAACAATATACAAAAATACGCACCAGATCTCATGATTATCTGTGGCGATATCACCCAGTTTGGACCAGCAGATGTTGCAACCAACTTTCTCAACCAACTACCACTCGAAACTCTAGCACTTCATGGAAACATAGACACACCTGATGTACCACCAGCGATTACGAACAGCAAGGCAATCAACATTGACCGCACCCATATAACAATTAAAAACCAGGAATTCATTGGTATTGGCGGTGATCTTTCAGAACCGTTTACCAAAACATTGATTCATCGTGGAAAAAAAACACAACCACTCAATGAACTCATCACGAAAAAAACAATCCTTGTTACTCATGTACCTCCCTATGGCTTTCAGGATACCACATTTCTTGGACATCACATTGGCAACAAAGAACTCAAAGAGGTACTTGAAACCTATGAACCATTTCTTATCATCTGTGGTCATGTCCATGAGGATCCCGGATACACAACGTACAAGAATACAACGATTGTCAACTGCAGCCTCGGGAAAAAAACAGAAGGTGCACTCATTGACATAAACGATGCTATAACTGTTCAACTTCTAGAATAG
- the ftsY gene encoding signal recognition particle-docking protein FtsY: MFNFLKKKLKIFEQKLEEEIETELQSELQKEQRSEAPVKESPPSAVISSDISEKADTAQAQPVQPQVISRKRAEKVQQRTTPGGDDSKKKLDRQIEESIERELQQIVDTRKRIEQEVPADQKTAKVIDDAKLDDLLWELEIGLLESDVAYSVIQSIKNDIKKEFSTVPFYKVKTSDFIETILKNAILHVLKRSEFDFLEYIKKQKKKPVVIMFVGVNGTGKTLAIAKIATLLKKHGITCVLAAGDTFRAGAIEQLSIHAENIGVKIVKHGPGSDPAAVAFDAIEHAKAKHRDVVLLDTAGRMQTNSNLMDEMAKIKRVAKPDLIIFVGDALSGNDAVEQAKRFHEVVGIDGVILNKVDADAKGGSSLSIAYTLGKPLLFVGVGQGYEDQRPFDPEWMIQNLFEK; the protein is encoded by the coding sequence ATGTTTAATTTTTTAAAGAAAAAACTCAAAATTTTTGAACAAAAACTCGAAGAGGAAATTGAAACTGAACTCCAATCTGAACTACAGAAAGAACAGCGGTCAGAGGCACCAGTTAAAGAATCTCCTCCGAGTGCTGTTATATCCTCAGATATTTCTGAAAAAGCAGATACTGCTCAGGCGCAACCAGTTCAACCACAGGTTATATCTCGGAAACGTGCTGAAAAAGTTCAACAACGTACCACTCCTGGAGGTGACGACAGCAAAAAGAAACTTGACCGGCAAATCGAAGAAAGCATTGAACGAGAGTTGCAACAAATTGTTGATACTCGAAAACGTATTGAACAGGAAGTTCCTGCTGATCAAAAAACAGCAAAAGTTATCGATGATGCAAAACTTGACGACCTTCTCTGGGAACTTGAGATTGGGTTGCTTGAATCAGACGTTGCTTATTCGGTGATTCAGTCAATAAAAAATGATATTAAAAAAGAGTTTTCTACAGTTCCCTTTTATAAAGTGAAAACAAGTGATTTTATTGAAACAATTCTTAAAAATGCAATCCTTCACGTATTGAAAAGAAGTGAATTTGATTTTCTAGAGTATATTAAAAAACAGAAAAAAAAACCAGTTGTCATTATGTTTGTTGGAGTGAATGGTACCGGAAAGACGCTGGCAATTGCAAAGATTGCAACGTTGTTGAAAAAACACGGCATCACCTGTGTGCTAGCGGCTGGTGATACATTTCGAGCAGGGGCAATCGAACAACTCAGTATCCATGCTGAAAATATTGGTGTGAAAATCGTAAAGCATGGCCCAGGATCAGATCCTGCAGCTGTTGCTTTTGATGCAATTGAACATGCAAAGGCAAAGCATCGAGATGTAGTCTTGCTTGATACTGCTGGTCGGATGCAGACGAATTCTAATTTGATGGATGAAATGGCAAAAATTAAACGCGTAGCAAAACCTGATCTGATTATTTTTGTTGGTGATGCGTTGTCAGGAAATGATGCTGTTGAACAGGCGAAGCGTTTTCACGAAGTCGTTGGTATTGATGGGGTTATTCTGAATAAAGTTGATGCTGATGCAAAAGGAGGTAGTTCACTGTCGATAGCATACACGTTAGGAAAACCTCTTCTTTTTGTTGGTGTTGGACAGGGATACGAAGATCAGCGACCGTTTGATCCTGAATGGATGATTCAAAATTTATTTGAAAAATAA
- a CDS encoding transcription initiation factor IIB gives MVKKDKQKIEEITQCPECGSTHLTKDYSRAELVCNSCGLVIDEDLIDHGPEWRAFDSDQQEKRARVGAPMTYTIHDKGLSTMISWQNKDSYGKSIPTRNRAQLFRMRKWQSRSRVSNASERNLAVALTELDRLSSGIGLPRTVRETAAMIYRKAVMKNLIRGRSVDGVAAASLYAACRQCNVPRTLDEISDVAHMSRKEIGRNYRFIARELGLKLMPTSPQDYISRFCSELKLSRDVQAKCIDILNEAAKKELTSGRGPTGIAAASLYIASVLCGERRTQREVADVAGVTEVTIRNRYKEVAKKLGLGIDN, from the coding sequence TTGGTGAAAAAAGACAAACAGAAGATCGAAGAAATCACGCAATGTCCTGAATGTGGAAGTACGCATTTGACCAAAGATTACAGCAGGGCTGAGCTGGTGTGTAATTCGTGTGGTCTTGTTATTGATGAGGATCTCATTGATCATGGGCCGGAATGGCGTGCGTTTGATTCTGATCAGCAGGAGAAACGTGCTCGTGTTGGCGCACCGATGACGTATACGATTCATGACAAAGGTCTTTCAACGATGATCAGCTGGCAGAATAAGGATTCATATGGTAAGTCAATTCCAACGCGGAATCGTGCGCAGCTGTTTCGGATGCGGAAATGGCAGAGTAGATCTCGGGTGAGTAATGCATCAGAGCGTAATCTTGCGGTTGCGTTAACTGAGCTTGACCGTCTTTCATCAGGTATTGGATTGCCTCGTACTGTACGAGAAACCGCTGCGATGATTTATCGGAAGGCGGTGATGAAGAATTTGATTCGCGGTCGAAGTGTTGATGGTGTTGCTGCTGCAAGTCTGTATGCTGCGTGTCGGCAGTGTAACGTGCCACGAACCTTAGATGAGATTAGCGATGTTGCTCATATGTCCCGTAAGGAGATCGGGCGGAATTATCGTTTTATTGCTCGTGAACTTGGATTAAAACTTATGCCGACGTCGCCGCAGGATTATATCTCTCGATTCTGTAGCGAGTTAAAACTCAGTAGGGATGTGCAGGCAAAATGCATTGATATCTTGAATGAGGCTGCAAAAAAAGAGTTGACGAGTGGCCGCGGACCAACAGGAATTGCTGCTGCATCATTGTATATTGCATCGGTGTTGTGTGGTGAGCGTCGAACACAAAGAGAGGTTGCTGATGTTGCTGGTGTAACTGAGGTAACTATTCGAAATCGATACAAAGAGGTTGCAAAAAAACTTGGTTTAGGGATTGATAATTAG
- the pfdA gene encoding prefoldin subunit alpha, with amino-acid sequence MATEQEITRNMTLLEYYKEQLNTIDIQMQMVQAAMADMYKAKMTVESIQKTAQKSEILIPIGGGVYLQGMLGDTSKVLVGVGADIVIEKTSEEAVKKIDERIQSLSESQQKLLQMGQRLEQEAAELSKKTQKMIDETKM; translated from the coding sequence ATGGCAACAGAACAAGAAATTACACGTAACATGACGTTACTTGAGTATTATAAGGAGCAACTCAACACTATTGATATCCAGATGCAGATGGTTCAAGCAGCAATGGCGGATATGTATAAAGCAAAGATGACTGTTGAATCAATTCAAAAAACAGCGCAGAAATCAGAAATTTTGATACCGATTGGTGGTGGTGTGTATCTGCAGGGGATGCTTGGCGATACATCAAAGGTTCTTGTCGGCGTCGGTGCTGATATTGTTATCGAAAAAACATCTGAGGAAGCAGTTAAAAAAATAGATGAACGCATTCAAAGTCTTTCAGAAAGTCAACAGAAATTACTGCAGATGGGTCAGCGACTTGAACAAGAAGCTGCCGAATTATCAAAGAAAACACAGAAGATGATTGATGAAACAAAAATGTAA
- a CDS encoding RsmB/NOP family class I SAM-dependent RNA methyltransferase: MFDGSLIVHESAIKVVAKYLKKGNMSRCLRDILPSSSLSNEQREQVAEIVHDVVRWKNLYDDMIASKGLKKTPEVYVDLAVHGVRDTSGINSFEDQYSCSPYVASVLKNHLDWAKYINEKPPTTLCVNLNKSSPDQVVSLLRREQLPAETSHLETAVLTSSLGRYSSAVKECSAHVMDESSQLVAFFAASHGERILDYCAGNGGKSLAMASFGRNMKTIYAYDINLEKQAILEKRCQAYHANVICDQKIPPGGFDVVLVDAPCTGIGAARRNPEAKYVPGSGDFPKNQLDILREAAQKLDRNGFLMYSVCTFTPDETDQVVEAFLTLERGFRCSWFDDFVLNDLLSRTRFGAFTMVPFGDIFYLSVLQKIK, translated from the coding sequence TTGTTTGATGGTTCTCTGATTGTTCATGAGAGTGCAATCAAAGTGGTTGCAAAGTATCTGAAAAAAGGAAACATGAGTCGGTGTCTTCGGGATATTTTACCATCGTCATCGTTGTCAAATGAACAGCGTGAGCAGGTTGCTGAGATTGTTCATGATGTGGTTCGTTGGAAGAATCTCTATGATGATATGATTGCAAGCAAAGGTTTGAAAAAAACACCAGAAGTATATGTTGATCTTGCGGTTCATGGTGTTCGTGATACGAGTGGTATTAACTCTTTTGAAGACCAGTATTCGTGTTCGCCGTATGTTGCATCGGTGTTGAAAAATCATTTAGATTGGGCAAAATATATAAATGAAAAACCGCCGACAACACTGTGTGTGAATTTGAATAAAAGCTCACCTGATCAGGTTGTTTCGTTGTTACGACGCGAACAACTTCCAGCTGAAACATCGCATCTTGAAACTGCAGTTTTGACAAGTTCATTAGGCAGGTATTCATCAGCAGTGAAAGAATGTTCTGCGCATGTAATGGATGAAAGTAGTCAGTTGGTCGCTTTTTTTGCTGCAAGTCATGGTGAACGTATTCTTGATTACTGTGCAGGGAATGGTGGTAAGTCTCTTGCAATGGCTTCGTTTGGACGAAATATGAAAACTATTTACGCATATGATATTAATCTTGAGAAACAAGCTATTTTAGAGAAGCGTTGTCAGGCATATCATGCCAATGTTATTTGTGATCAAAAAATACCACCTGGTGGTTTTGATGTTGTTCTTGTTGATGCTCCGTGTACTGGTATTGGCGCAGCTCGCAGAAATCCTGAGGCAAAATATGTACCTGGTTCTGGCGACTTCCCAAAAAATCAACTTGATATCCTTAGAGAGGCTGCACAGAAACTCGACAGAAATGGGTTTCTGATGTATTCAGTCTGTACATTTACTCCCGATGAAACGGATCAAGTGGTTGAAGCGTTTCTGACACTGGAACGTGGTTTTCGATGTTCCTGGTTTGATGATTTTGTTTTGAATGATCTACTGTCAAGAACGAGATTTGGTGCGTTTACCATGGTTCCTTTCGGCGATATTTTTTATCTGTCTGTGTTGCAGAAGATAAAATAA
- the pyrH gene encoding UMP kinase: MKTIVLSLGGSVVLSDEANPSFLKQIAELLQKISSNYKLYVIVGGGTIARQYINLGRMLGFPENLLDQLGIDITRVNARVLTNLLPDSNKEIPYTTAQAIKLTNKIIVMGGTEPQHSTDLVGAEIAQKTTAERFVNATNVDGIYDKDPKKHPDAKKISEITIDELIKIYGTRWEAAGKNVFMDGPALSVIKKARIPTFIVNGKKLDQLENALLGKHFDGTTILV, encoded by the coding sequence ATGAAAACCATTGTTTTATCTCTTGGAGGTTCAGTTGTTCTTTCAGATGAAGCAAACCCCTCTTTTTTAAAACAGATCGCAGAGCTTCTCCAGAAAATAAGCTCCAACTACAAACTCTATGTTATCGTCGGTGGAGGAACGATCGCTCGACAATATATCAACCTTGGTAGGATGCTTGGATTTCCTGAAAACCTTCTTGATCAGCTTGGTATCGACATCACCCGTGTCAATGCCCGAGTATTAACCAATCTTCTACCTGACTCGAACAAAGAAATACCTTATACCACCGCTCAAGCAATCAAACTTACCAATAAAATCATCGTCATGGGTGGTACTGAACCACAGCATAGCACAGATCTTGTTGGTGCCGAAATCGCTCAAAAAACCACGGCAGAGCGATTTGTCAACGCAACCAACGTGGATGGAATCTATGATAAAGATCCAAAAAAGCATCCTGATGCAAAAAAGATATCGGAAATTACAATCGACGAATTAATAAAAATCTATGGTACTCGTTGGGAAGCTGCTGGAAAAAATGTCTTCATGGATGGACCAGCATTATCCGTCATCAAAAAAGCTCGCATTCCAACATTCATCGTCAATGGAAAAAAACTTGATCAACTCGAAAATGCCCTACTCGGGAAACACTTCGATGGAACAACTATTCTCGTCTAA
- a CDS encoding pyridoxal phosphate-dependent aminotransferase, translating to MKKNQKPLLLSKLVEQSLSSLSPIQTIMKMAEPHHIRQLGLDPKRMISFGGGWCNHYAPQQLQEIYFEIVKNKEWFHESGRYSSIVGSYHCREQLCRFEQEIYNLRGLTPSNILLGHSSTQLFHDVLRVLCDPGDGVCVLDPTYANYLNAVRCALPGSEIHFVPALDPETWTYLSEPDVSLEVLKKYCSDGAKVFVIPVPDNPTSQIPSNDFLSAASEIMNDYHGFLVLDHAYKALWFDEMPNCYSWSPIKKPNLVTIHSNSKWLSSLGRRFGWVEADEKIIAGCEKINESLLLSPDTLHSMATARFLEETLDDKTLKMSIDATRNLYKKTAQVMLSALDRHLGWKYLVPDGGLYTCCPTPHAENPTRFVERVLKNTGVLLIPGSGFGPSMEYAVRLSYGPLCYDHALIDEGLMRIQKYLNEVQDTFFQ from the coding sequence TTGAAGAAAAATCAAAAACCGTTGTTATTGTCAAAGCTTGTTGAGCAGTCGTTGTCCAGTCTTTCGCCCATTCAAACAATTATGAAAATGGCTGAACCTCATCATATCAGGCAACTTGGTTTAGATCCAAAAAGAATGATTTCGTTTGGTGGCGGATGGTGCAATCATTATGCGCCTCAACAACTTCAAGAGATATATTTTGAAATTGTCAAGAATAAAGAATGGTTTCATGAGAGCGGGCGATATAGTTCAATTGTTGGTTCGTATCATTGTCGGGAGCAGCTGTGTCGTTTTGAGCAGGAAATCTATAATCTTCGAGGTTTGACTCCTTCAAATATTCTTTTAGGTCATTCGTCAACCCAACTGTTTCATGATGTGTTGAGAGTGTTGTGTGATCCTGGTGATGGTGTTTGTGTTCTTGACCCAACCTACGCTAATTATCTGAATGCTGTTCGATGTGCATTGCCTGGGTCTGAGATACATTTTGTTCCTGCACTTGATCCTGAAACTTGGACGTATCTATCTGAACCTGATGTATCTCTTGAGGTTTTGAAAAAATATTGTTCTGATGGTGCGAAGGTGTTTGTAATTCCTGTTCCTGATAATCCAACAAGTCAAATTCCAAGTAATGATTTTCTTTCAGCTGCTTCAGAGATTATGAACGATTATCATGGTTTTCTTGTTCTTGATCATGCATATAAAGCACTCTGGTTTGACGAGATGCCAAATTGTTATTCGTGGTCTCCAATAAAAAAACCAAATCTTGTTACAATACATTCGAACTCAAAATGGTTGTCAAGTCTTGGGCGGCGGTTTGGGTGGGTTGAAGCAGATGAAAAAATTATAGCAGGGTGTGAAAAAATCAATGAATCACTGCTTTTATCCCCTGATACGTTACATAGTATGGCAACTGCTCGATTTCTTGAAGAAACACTCGATGACAAAACATTGAAAATGAGTATCGATGCTACACGAAATCTTTATAAAAAAACTGCTCAAGTGATGTTATCTGCACTTGATCGGCATCTTGGTTGGAAATATCTTGTCCCTGACGGAGGTTTGTATACCTGTTGTCCAACGCCACATGCTGAGAATCCTACTCGTTTTGTTGAACGAGTGTTAAAAAACACTGGGGTTTTGTTGATTCCTGGTTCTGGTTTTGGTCCAAGTATGGAGTATGCAGTTCGTTTGTCGTATGGCCCCTTGTGTTACGATCATGCGTTGATCGATGAAGGTTTGATGCGGATTCAGAAATATTTGAACGAGGTGCAAGATACTTTTTTCCAGTAA